A genomic window from Purpureocillium takamizusanense chromosome 2, complete sequence includes:
- the HST3 gene encoding Hercynylcysteine S-oxide lyase (EggNog:ENOG503NV2F~COG:B~COG:K) codes for MPTQHVDPDADEHLEGVAKALLKARKVVVVTGAGISTNSGIPDFRSENGLYSLIQAQFDAAARQARLAEAAAAAANADKDAFDEERPSKRRKISREGSVDALEAEPEQVKEVKTEEICESITVQVDLPPLQDDDTETAAPQRDEKLELACYSTPRIGPIMAMPAHFTTSPLSSPPPEDFLLPPSTLRHTHRRLMDVAMPLSSSPLSSPPPVLFDPFVPGSPSDASSGRRSSTSPSEVDDSIPSSNPLSCSQTSSRNTLPNMKGKDLFDANIWSDPIRTSVFYTFATSLRQKIKEAEPTDSHRFISHLRDRGKLVRCYTQNIDQIEEKVGLSTCLQHGPGSRGRFSRRSTANASQLNKMVEEASTTDGETRNTESSSLPESSQQSQSLPESESSQQSQEPPTDENSTPATDTETPSTDQGKLQMRAQKPRSGVECVFLHGSLELLRCFLCGKLCSWDDEERETQTLAGQQPECPHCVGATVAREERGKRRLGVGKLRPDIVLYGEDNPNTPLIHPIVTHDLALYPDMLLILGTSLRVHGLKVMVREFAKAVHSKGGNVVFVNFTKPPESSWGDVIDYWVQWDCDAWVADLQNRIPKLWQEPEPPRPKKKRESTEGKEESKKPPPANPVALRDTKVTGAYWTYKVLQELHRITGTTPPPARRASISAPLDAAHGAIEVATGALDKVAKPKQRRPRKSAPGVLEKPKRTSSTLNPNHGRSKKSTHDSAQTTVVLPDASLERRASISSILNSVKENPRIRKRKKIDGEEVPAPFVGRRRTPVQPANKAAAAELKLAPMASPPLQAAKSPYGRPQPMEPKSPPSGLLATLSPNRRGAIIFQKSDAFYMEDPWVHLLDSAPQWSTAWLGAEDKVPLQFGSRVAPSQSRGLAPSPTLLRAAAPAPQQYEGLARWGSSWR; via the exons ATGCCGACGCAGCATGtcgaccccgacgccgacgagcacctcgaggGTGTCGCCAAGGCACTCCTCAAGGCGcgcaaggtcgtcgtcgtcacgggcgccggcatcAGCACCAACTCGGGCATCCCG GACTTTCGCTCCGAGAATGGCCTCTACTCGCTGATTCAGGCCCAgttcgatgccgccgcgcgacaGGCGCgtctggccgaggcggcggcggcggctgccaaTGCCGACAAGGACGCGTTCGACGAGGAGCGTCCCAGCAAGCGACGCAAAATATCACGCGAAGGCTctgtcgacgcgctcgaggcggaaCCAGAACAAGTCAAAGAGGTGAAGACTGAAGAGATTTGCGAGTCGATTACCGTCCAGGTAGACTTGCCCCCGTtgcaagacgacgacacagagacggcggcgccccagcgCGACGAGAAGCTAGAGCTTGCATGCTACAGCACACCTCGCATTGGCCCGAtcatggcgatgccggcaCACTTCACGacctcgccgctgtcgtcgcctccACCCGAGGATtttctcctccctccctccacacTTCGGCATACTCACCGACGCCTCATGGACGTGGCCATGCCGCTCAGTTCCTCGCCGCTGTCATCCCCGCCTCCGGTCCTTTTCGACCCGTTTGTCCCCGGTTCGCCCTCTGATGCGAGCTCTGGCCGGCGGAGCAGCACGTCTCCCTCAGAGGTGGACGACAGTATCCCATCTTCTAACCCCCTTAGCTGCTCGCAAACCTCATCGCGGAACACCCTACCAAACATGAAGGGCAAGGACTTATTCGACGCCAACATTTGGTCCGACCCCATCAGGACGTCCGTCTTCTACACATTCGCCACCTCGCTGCGGCAGAAGATCAAGGAGGCAGAGCCGACCGACTCTCACCGATTCATCAGCCACCTTCGAGACCGGGGCAAGCTCGTGCGCTGCTACACGCAAAACATTGACCAAATCGAAGAGAAGGTCGGCCTTTCAACATGCCTCCAGCACGGACCTGGCAGTAGGGGACGGTTTTCCCGGCGATCCACGGCAAATGCCAGCCAGCTGAACAAGATGGTCGAGGAAGCCTCAACGACGGACGGTGAGACGCGCAACACTGAGAGCTCGAGTCTGCCCGAATCGAGTCAGCAATCCCAAAGTCTACCCGAGTCGGAATCTAGCCAGCAGAGTCAGGAACCTCCGACGGACGAGAACAGCACGCCAGCAACAGACACGGAGACACCGTCGACGGACCAGGGAAAGCTGCAGATGCGAGCGCAAAAGCCTCGATCTGGTGTAGAGTGCGTGTTTCTACACGGCTCCCTAGAACTTCTCAGATGCTTTCTCTGTGGCAAGCTCTGCTcctgggacgacgaggaacgcGAAACCCAGACCTTGGCGGGACAGCAGCCCGAATGTCCGCACTGCGTCGGCGCGACTGTTGCTCGCGAAGAGAGAGGCaagcggcggctgggcgtaGGCAAGCTACGGCCCGATATCGTCCTCTACGGAGAAGACAACCCCAACACACCGCTCATCCACCCCATCGTCACCCACGACCTGGCGCTCTATCCAGACATGCTTCTCATCTTGGGAACGAGCCTGCGTGTACATGGCCTCAAAGTCATGGTGAGGGAGTTTGCCAAGGCCGTACACAGCAAGGGTGGCAACGTGGTGTTTGTCAACTTTACCAAGCCACCCGAGAGCTCATGGGGCGATGTTATCGATTACTGGGTGCAGTGGGATTGCGATGCCTGGGTCGCGGACCTGCAAAACAGGATCCCAAAGCTCTGGCAGGAGCCCGAGCCACCGCGTCCAAAGAAGAAGCGGGAGTCGACCGAAGGCAAGGAGGAGAGCAAGAAGCCGCCTCCGGCGAACCCCGTGGCGCTGCGAGATACCAAGGTCACCGGCGCGTATTGGACGTACAAGGTGCTTCAGGAGCTGCATCGAATCACAGGGACGACGCCACctcctgctcgtcgcgccTCGATCTCCGCCCCCTTGGACGCAGCCCATGGCGCCATCGAGGTCGCTACTGGTGCCCTCGACAAGGTTGCTAAGCCGAAGCAACGCAGACCGAGAAAGTCGGCACCGGGCGTATTAGAGAAGCCAAAACGGACCTCATCTACGCTCAATCCCAATCACGGCAGATCTAAGAAGTCTACACATGATTCTGCGCAAACGACAGTTGTCTTGCCGGACGCATCTCTCGAACGCAGGGCTAGCATCAGCTCAATTCTCAACTCGGTCAAGGAGAACCCAAGGATCcgaaagagaaagaagattgacggcgaggaggtaCCGGCGCCGTTTGTCGGGAGGAGACGAACGCCCGTCCAGCCGGCCAAcaaggcagcggcagcggagcTCAAGCTCGCGCCCATGGCATCACCGCCTCTGCAGGCGGCCAAGTCGCCCTACGGAAGGCCGCAGCCAATGGAACCTAAGAGCCCGCCGTCTGGGCTGCTGGCGACTCTGTCGCCGAACCGacgcggcgccatcatcttTCAGAAGTCCGACGCCTTTTACATGGAGGACCCGTGGGTGCACCTGCTGGACTCGGCGCCGCAGTGGTCCACGGCGtggctcggcgccgaggacaaggTACCGCTTCAGTTTGGCAGCAGGGTGGCGCCGTCGCAGTCAAGGGGGTTGGCGCCCAGTCCGACGCTgctgagggcggcggcaccggcgccccAGCAGTACGAGGGCCTTGCACGATGGGGGTCGAGCTGGAGGTGA
- a CDS encoding uncharacterized protein (COG:E~EggNog:ENOG503NWYP), whose translation MSKDESHPSRVHLHVDAPRAYTQTHTHSLRVSHIQRISLFANMGEQIPVRIKPQDGASPFGGALKSDFPIDPEWHNLNHGSFGTLPNAVLARLRHYQDAAEARPDSFIRYEYPKLLDESREAVARLVNAPVETVVFVSNATEGVNTVIKNLAWGAGEDVILTFSTAYEACAKVADYIVDTTGGKVEHREITIDYPLEDEEILQAFRAAVEAVEKDGKRARVCIFDVVSSRPGVVFPYIDMIKACKELGVLSMVDGAQGIGMVPLDLTKADPDFFVSNCHKWLHVPRGCAIFYVPVRNQHLIPTTLATSHGYIPTSVARGSPLPPSAKSNFVNNFEFVGTKDNGPYLCVKDGIKWRQEVLGGEDKILTYLWDLNKKGIKYVADVLGTVVLENSKGTMTNCSMANVALPIWIGEKGRGAKESDAVVATEDQGTAFQWMARTMVDDYKTFMSLFVLGNRYWIRISASVYLDMTDYEVAGKVLKELSARVAKQEYLAA comes from the exons ATGTCCAAAGACGAGTCGCACCCATCTCGTGTTCACTTACACG TCGACGCACCCAGAGCatacacacagacacacacacactctctccGTGTCTCTCACATACAACGTATTTCCCTCTTCGCAAACATGGGTGAACAGATTCCCGTGAGGATCAAGCCGCAGGACGGCGCGAGCCCGTTTGGGGGCGCGCTGAAGAGCGACTTCCCCATCGACCCGGAGTGGCATAACCTCAACCATG GCTCATTCGGCACCCTCCCCAACGCCGTGCTAGCGCGCCTCCGTCACTAccaggacgcggccgaggcgcgcccAGACAGCTTTATCCGCTACGAGTACcccaagctgctcgacgagtcgcgcgaggccgtcgccaggcTCGTCAACGCCCCCGTCGAGACCGTCGTCTTCGTGTCCAACGCcaccgagggcgtcaacACTGTCATCAAGAACCTGGCCTGgggggccggcgaggacgtcatCTTGACCTTTTCCACGGCGTACGAGGCCTGCGCCAAGGTCGCTGATTACATTGTTGATACGacgggcggcaaggtcgagcACCGGGAGATCACCATCGACTATCCtctcgaggacgaggagattCTGCAGGCGTTtcgcgcggccgtcgaggctgtTGAAAAGGATGGCAAGAGGGCCCGCGTCTGCATCTTTGATGTCGTGTCGTCGCGTCCTGGCGTTGTGTTCCCGTACATCGACATGATCAAGGCTTGCAAGGAGCTAGGCGTTCTCAGCATGGTGGATGGCGCGCAGGGCATCGGCATGGTTCCTCTCGATCTGACCAAGGCCGATCCCGACTTCTTCGTATCAAACTGCCACAAGTGGCTGCACGTCCCCCGGGGATGTGCCATCTTCTACGTGCCCGTCCGAAACCAGCACCTTATCCCCACGACCCTCGCCACCAGCCACGGCTACATTCCCACGTCCGTCGCTCGTGGGTCCCCTCTGCCACCAAGTGCCAAGAGCAACTTTGTGAATAACTTTGAGTTTGTGGGCACAAAGGATAACGGACCCTACCTGTGTGTCAAAGACGGCATCAAGTGGCGGCAGGAGGTGCTCGGCGGTGAAGACAAGATCCTCACTTACCTCTGGGACCTCAACAAGAAGGGCATCAAGTATGTTGCCGATGTACTGGGAACCGTGGTCCTGGAGAACAGCAAGGGAACCATGACAAACTGTTCCATGGCCAACGTCGCGCTACCCATCTGGATCGGCGAAAAGGGCCGAGGGGCTAAGGAAAGCGACGCAGTCGTTGCGACCGAAGACCAAGGCACGGCGTTCCAGTGGATGGCCCGCACCATGGTGGACGACTACAAGACCTTTATGTCTCTGTTTGTACTCGGGAATAGGTACTGGATCCGCATCAGCGCATCCGTGTATCTAGACATGACGGATTATGAGGTTGCGGGTAAGGTCTTGAAGGAGCTGTCGGCGAGGGTCGCCAAGCAAGAATATCTGGCGGCATAG
- a CDS encoding Tripeptidyl-peptidase I (MEROPS:MER0078639~COG:O~EggNog:ENOG503P03Y): MRSVAREEGASRRPLRHLLLKAASCSESPSGIFDGGRSYTLYPLPAHCDFESRVTMAAKTLFTTWALAALAACAASFEKAAAVPDGWRKLDAEPDSSRHLQMSFALHHPATDELSDKLMAGMRLSLAQVTDMRTPKQQDVNAVLEWLADAGIKQTRAETDWVHARTTVGEAEKLLNMRLHQYSFDGKAPVLRTTEYSIPDDLNKIVSFVHPIANFMTPTHEVGLSKPLAFDQQVHQRDTYDCKTGIRPECIIKQYNISYTPPNGTSHVRFGIAGFLEQYANFADAQIFFERYKPELKGYNFSVELVNGGKNLQTSALSGLEAALDVEYGMAIGHPTQVTFYSVGGHGMKLNASGKPYPNEYSDNEPYLDLLEHLLSKPDSQLPHVLSISYADDEPTVPRAYAVKVCTMFGLLAARGVSVIFGAGDGGSAGGRNATCRANDGTNREMTIATFPPSCPWVTAMGAVTNKEGPPPGAEFSSGGFSQFFDRPWWQTGVVEEYVRQLDGHLSGYYNPSMRALPDISVVGTQYTTVIDGRPVQVDGTSASAPVFAAMIALINDARLRKGRRSLGWLNKRLYSEKVRNVLNDTTEGLSRSCVFSGDKKPGGWPAKKGWDAITGLGTPGSFGDLLGVLVKD, translated from the coding sequence ATGCGAAGTGTTGCAAGGGAGGAAGGTGccagccgtcgcccgctgcgACACCTGTTACTTAAGGCCGCTAGCTGCTCCGAGTCACCCTCGGGCATCTTCGACGGTGGCCGCTCATACACTCTTTATCCATTGCCCGCTCATTGTGATTTCGAGTCGCGAGTCACAatggcggccaagacgcTCTTTACCACCtgggcccttgccgccctcgcggcctGCGCAGCGAGCTTCGAAaaggccgctgccgtcccAGACGGATGGaggaagctcgacgccgagcccgatTCCTCCAGACACCTGCAAATGTCCTTTGCCCTGCATCACCCCGCAACGGACGAGCTTTCAGACAAACTCATGGCGGGGATGCGCCTCTCGCTCGCCCAAGTCACCGACATGAGAACGCCCAAGCAGCAGGATGTAAATGCCGTGCTTGAGTGGTTGGCAGATGCCGGAATCAAGCAGACGAGAGCCGAAACAGATTGGGTCCATGCCAGAACCACAGTCGGCGAGGCAGAGAAGCTGCTCAACATGCGGCTACACCAGTATTCGTTCGATGGCAAGGCCCCTGTCCTCCGCACGACCGAGTACTCGATCCCCGACGACCTGAACAAGATAGTCAGCTTCGTTCATCCCATCGCAAACTTCATGACGCCCACGCACGAAGTCGGCCTCTCTAAGCCGTTGGCTTTCGACCAGCAAGTCCATCAACGCGACACGTACGACTGCAAGACGGGGATCCGACCCGAGTGCATCATCAAACAGTACAACATCTCTTATACTCCTCCAAATGGCACATCGCACGTCAGATTTGGCATCGCGGGATTCCTCGAGCAATACGCCAACTTTGCGGACGCGCAAATCTTCTTTGAACGCTACAAACCGGAGCTCAAGGGCTACAACTTTtccgtcgagctcgtcaatGGCGGGAAGAACCTTCAGACGTCGGCCCTCTCGGGCCTGGAAGCGGCACTGGACGTGGAATACGGCATGGCGATCGGCCACCCCACTCAGGTGACGTTTTACTCggtcggcggccacggcatgAAGCTCAACGCCTCGGGAAAGCCATACCCGAACGAGTACAGCGACAACGAGCCCTACCTTGACCTACTCGAGCACCTCCTGAGCAAGCCCGACAGCCAGCTACCGCACGTGCTGTCCATATCGTACGCAGACGATGAGCCCACCGTTCCGCGAGCGTATGCGGTGAAGGTGTGCACCATGTTTGgcttgctcgccgcccgaggcgtGTCCGTTATCTTCGGAGCCGGGGATggcggctcggcgggcggccgaaaTGCCACTTGCCGAGCAAACGACGGCACGAATCGGGAGATGACTATCGCGACGTTTCCACCGAGCTGCCCTTGGGTCACAGCTATGGGCGCCGTGACGAACAAAGAGGGCCCTCCACCGGGTGCCGAGttcagcagcggcgggttCTCACAATTCTTCGATCGGCCGTGGTGGCAGACGGGCGTGGTTGAGGAATATGTTAGGCAGCTGGACGGCCACCTCTCCGGGTACTACAATCCCAGCATGCGTGCGCTTCCTGACATTTCGGTGGTGGGCACGCAGTACACGACGGTTATTGACGGTCGGCCCGTACAAGTGGACGGcacgagcgccagcgcgcccgtcttcgccgccatgatTGCGCTGATCAACGACGCAAGGCTTCGTAAGGGGAGGCGCTCGCTGGGCTGGCTCAACAAGAGGCTGTACTCGGAAAAGGTGCGAAACGTCCTAAATGACACCACAGAGGGCCTGAGTCGGTCCTGCGTGTTCTCGGGAGACAAGAAGCCGGGCGGGTGGCCGGCCAAGAAGGGCTGGGATGCCATCACGGGCCTGGGCACGCCGGGTTCATTTGGTGACCTACTGGGAGTGCTGGTAAAGGATTGA
- a CDS encoding uncharacterized protein (EggNog:ENOG503PWV9), protein MAMSQAAHVRHTAKPLRVVSSYDQLTADEATCADDVIDAVQQAMSHYSPATTTSREKLWYSVFYGGWDTSKDLLSPVPVPPLDHQTLAALVGWLNQDLPPSTCALRKNEAKNKAAKKALGKTKAAYEFVETPPKVAVDRRQGRPVYLRARLRPTTNDIDWFWTDANGKGVKLAFIDLEDIDAGEKIDLATAQAWALDVHDTMVEEHARAHNISQATYWIRCRLLRRIDMTTGGQRPPMPTALDFATLEKGRLLWPLALTLPNLSDDVKKRRPRWLADNPSGENPPIV, encoded by the exons ATGGCAATGTCTCAAGCCGCACATGTCAGACATACTGCAAAGCCGCTCCGTGTCGTGTCTAGCTACGACCAGCTCACTGCCGACGAGGCTACgtgcgccgacgacgttATCGATGCTGTCCAACAGGCAATGAGTCACTACAGCCCAGCGACAACCACGTCTCGCGAG AAGCTCTGGTATTCCGTATTCTACGGTGGTTGGGATACGTCAAAAGATCTTCTATCACCCGTACCCGTTCCTCCTCTCGACCACCAaacgctcgccgcccttgtcggATGGCTCAACCAGGACCTACCACCATCTACTTGTGCATTACGTAAAAACGAAGCCAAGAATAAGGCAGCGAAGAAGGCACTGGGCAAAACCAAGGCAGCCTATGAGTTTGTCGAGACGCCCCCCAAAGTTGCAGTGGACCGGAGACAAGGAAGGCCGGTGTATCTTCGCGCACGTTTGCGCCCTACGACCAATGACATTGATTGGTTTTGGACCGATGCCAATGGTAAAGGTGTCAAACTCGCTTTCATCGACCTTGAGGATATCGACGCTGGCGAGAAAATCGACCTGGCGACTGCTCAGGCATGGGCCCTTGATGTTCACGATACAATGGTTGAGGAACACGCTCGGGCGCATAACATCAGTCAGGCGACATACTGGATACGATGCCGCCTACTACGACGCATCGACATGACCACTGGAGGACAAAGACCTCCGATGCCGACAGCGCTCGACTTTGCCACGCTGGAAAAGGGACGTCTGTTGTGGCCTCTGGCCCTGACTTTACCGAACCTGAGTGACGATGTCAAAaagcggcggccgagatggTTGGCTGATAACCCAAGTGGCGAGAACCCGCCTATTGTTTAA
- a CDS encoding uncharacterized protein (COG:E~EggNog:ENOG503NXIK), whose protein sequence is MKGPNHLNVYAGPQSVRDYFDPECHPPMPLVEIPECLNPYRADGVRIYAKMMSMHPATNVKVIPAMNLLDKSVEPGKTKTIVESSSGSTAISMAMVARACHGIDDVHAYLSNKTSQTKLRLMQFFGLNVTLIGGPAQPTPVDERGGICAASRKSRENEAVCSPNQYINDDNWKAHVRWTGPQIHKQLPHINVIAASMGTSGTMTGLGMYFKEAKPSVYRIAVCTNAGDRVPGPREFSLMSEVKFPYKSAVDALEEVGATDSYSLSLDLTRQGIVCGPSSGFTLQGLLQRLAKKKQDGTLSQLAGPSGEINCVFMCCDLPYQYLNEYFEKLGPEKFSPLRNERLKNVDLYRYDDAWERDAMDALSSFFSLNPATRGSSLSFVDGVHELEKALVAQPNTQILDFRCASDYEAFHLPNSVNIPLETLRNGAACGSPFANPADDCSMLEELWLELEGLFTVKDKNDKRNPSAEALMAILRGKRVLTMCYDGDSARVANSVLRAKGVNSDSIRGGYRALASVQLPDVASAQQSTHVVSVEA, encoded by the exons ATGAAGGGTCCGAATCACCTCAACGTCTACGCGGGCCCCCAGTCCGTCAGGGACTACTTCGACCCGGAATGCCAtccgccgatgccgctgGTGGAGATTCCGGAATGCCTCAACCCGTACAGGGCTGATGGCGTCCGCATCTACGCCAAAATGATGTCGATGCACCCTGCCACCAATGTCAAGGTCATCCCAG CTATGAACCTGCTCGATAAGAGCGTCGAGCCTGGCAAGACCAAGACCATCGTGGAGAGCAGCTCAGGCTCTACTGCCATCTCCATGGCGATGGTCGCACGAGCCTGTCATGGGATTGACGACGTGCATGCATATCTAAGCAACAAGACCAGTCAGACTAAGCTTCGCCTTATGCAATTTTTCGGCCTCAACGT TACTCTTATCGGAGGTCCAGCACAGCCGACCCCCGTAGATGAGAGAGGTGGCATCTGTGCGGCATCGCGGAAGTCCAGAGAGAATGAGGCCGTGTGCAGCCCGAATCAGTACATTAACGACGAC AACTGGAAGGCACATGTTCGCTGGACCGGTCCGCAGATCCACAAGCAACTGCCGCACATCAACGTCATTGCCGCCTCCATGGGCACATCGG GCACCATGACTGGCTTAGGAATGTACTTTAAAGAAGCCAAGCCTTCGGTCTACAGAATTGC GGTATGCACAAATGCCGGGGACCGAGTTCCTGGGCCCCGCGAATTTTCTCTGATGAGCGAGGTCAAGTTCCCGTACAAGTCTGCTGTGGATGCTCTTGAAGAGGTTGGCGCAACCGATTCCTACTCTTTGTCGCTGGACCTCACCCGCCAGGGAATTGTCTGCGGTCCATCTTCGGGTTTTACCCTCCAGGGCCTTCTCCAACGTTTGGCAAAGAAGAAGCAAGACGGTACTCTGTCGCAACTGGCTGGGCCCAGCGGGGAGATCAACTGCGTTTTCATGTGTTGTGATCTCCCTTACCAGTATCTGAACGAATACTTCGAAAAGCTCGGCCCTGAGAAGTTCAGCCCGCTCCGGAATGAG AGACTCAAAAATGTTGACCTCTATCGCTACGATGATGCATGGGAACGCGATGCCATGGATGCGCTGTCAAGCTTTTTCTCGCTCAACCCTGCGACACGAGGTTCATCCTTGTCATTTGTGGATGGGGTGCACGAGCTCGAGAAGGCACTGGTTGCTCAGCCAAACACGCAAATCCTCGACTTCCGTTGTGCTTCCGATTACGAGGCATTTCACCTCCCGAACTCTGTCAACATCCCCCTCGAAACCCTGAGAAATGGAGCCGCTTGTGGCAGCCCGTTCGCCAACCCCGCTGATGACTGCTCCATGCTTGAGGAGCTATGGCTGGAGCTCGAGGGACTGTTCAcggtcaaggacaagaacgACAAGCGCAATCCTAGCGCAGAGGCTTTGATGGCAATTCTTCGTGGCAAGAGGGTCTTGACCATGTGTTACGATGGAGATAGTGCGCGAGTCGCAAACAGCGTCCTTCGTGCCAAAGGCGTAAACTCGGACAGTATTCGCGGAGGATACAGGGCATTGGCAAGCGTGCAACTACCCGACGTTGCCTCTGCGCAGCAATCGACCCATGTTGTGTCTGTGGAGGCATAA